The Streptomyces sp. HUAS MG91 sequence GCCGATGCCTTCGTCGACCAGGACGACGGTGTCCCCGGCGGAGCAGTGCTCGGCCCACGTCGCGGCGGGTCCGGGGGCCGCGCCCTCCTTGTGTCCGTGCAGCACGAAGTCGACGTCCAGCTCCGGGCCTTCGGGCCCGTGCGGGCGGTGGGCGCGCACCGTGTAGTTGCGCAGGACGGGCCGGGCCCCCTTGGGCGCGGCGAGGAGTTTGAGGTAGCTGACGGCGGTCAGTCGCTGGGGCACCCGGTCGAGCGAGGTCTCCGTGCCCTCGGGGGCCGGGAGGAAAGGGCGGAACCACTGGTCGTAGCCCATCGGCCGGAAGCGTTCGATGTCGCCTCCGCCCAGGGTGACTCGCATGAAGTGGGGCGAGATCCGCTCGCGTCGCGGGACGTGGAGCCGCAGCGGGCCCTGTGTCTCGGGCTTGGTCCGGGTGGTCGTGAGGTTTCCCCGTGGCATGGCCGGTTCCTCTTCAGTGGCGGGCGGTGGCGGGGTCGAGCAGCTCCTGGATGCGCAGGCCCACGTCGTGGGGGCCCTGCGCCTCCGTCAGGAAGCCGAGGCGTACGTCGTCGAACGCCCCGCCGGCCGCTTCCAGGCGCAGCACGAGCCCCTTGCGGTCGAGGCGGACGGCGCGGATCCGGTCGATGCCGGTCAGGTCGCCCTTCCGTACCAGGTCGACGAGTTGGACGAGGATGTCGGCGTGGCCCGTGTCGAGGTGGCCGAGGAGTTCCGCCTCGCGTGCCGCCAGCGGGTCGGGAGTCGCCGCGCCGAGCGTCGCGGCGTCCAGGGTACGCACGGTGTCGTCCACGGAGACGGCGGCCCGCGCGGGCCGGAGGACGAGGGTGTCGGGCCCGGCCGGGGTGAGGCGGCCGCTGAGCGCGAGGCGGGCGCGGACCCGGTCCCGTACGACGACCGGCGCGATGTCGGTGAACTCCGCGTAGGCCGCGAGCCCGGAGCCGGGAGCGCCGGCGAGTTCGGCGGTGAGGCCGGGGTCCGCGGGGTCGAGCAACAGGAGGCGGGACGCCGCGTCGACGGTGTGCAGCGCCACGCACTCGTACCGGAGGCCGCTGCCGGGCACGCTCAGCGTCAGGGAATCGGCGGCGGCCAGGATCGTCCGGGCGATTTCGGCGGTGGTGGGCTCCGGAGGCGTCACTGGGTAGACCATCTCCACTCCTCAGATTAGGTAAGGCTCACCTTACTTACTCGTATGCGACGTGGACACCCCGGGGCGCGCCGATCAGCTTCCCCGCATCGAAGGGCGACCACGGGACAAGCGCACGGTTCCGGCCGGAATGCGCGCTGGCACACAGCCCCACCGACCCCCGGGACCACCGGGGCCGCACGATACGGCTCTGCCTGGCGCAGTCCTCACTGTGGCCTCCCTGCCGGATGGCCAAGGAGCGCGAAACGCGAAAGGGGGTACGCGCCGGCGCGTTCCGACGTCCCGGCCTCGGGTACGCGCCCGCCCACAGAGATGTCGTCAGGCATCTCGATCCAGGAAGAAGACACACGATGACCGCAGCTTCGTCCCCCGGGTACTCGGAATCCGGCCCGATCCGGGACACGCACACGGCACCTCGTATTTCGTCGGAGACGAAACCCTCGTTCAGGACCTCCGAGTTCTTCGCCTACGTCGCGTCGGTGGTCGCCGTGCTCATCGCCTCCTGGGCCGTCGGCAACGGCGCGAACGGAGTGGACCGTTTCCCCGCCGACCGGGCATGGCTGTACGTCACCCTGCTCACCATCGGCTATGTGATCAGCCGCGGACTGGCCAAGAGCGGCAGCCGCGAAGACACGGACACCATGCGCCGGTGACTCGGCGCCGACCGAACTGAGCGGTCCGGCCTCCCCGACCCGGAGAGGCCGGACCTGAGGATCTCAGCCTTCCTGTGCCACAGCACAGGAAGGGTTCGGCCTGCCTGTGCGGGCTCCCCCGGAACGCCTCCACTCCTGTACGCGCCGCCGTGACGGCTGATGCCATCCCCGGCATGCCTTCTCCCGCATCTCGTCCGACTCGGACCCCGGCTCCGACTCCGGGTCCACCTCTGCCTTCGTCCTTCGCCCAAATCGCCCTCACCCGGCGTCTGGGACCGGTCGCACGGGAGCGCCGACCGTGACCGGCGGCGACGGACAGTCGTTCGCCGTCGTGGTCTTCCTCGGCTTCGTCGCCGTGTCGCTGCTGCTGTGCGGGCTCGCGGCGGCCGACCTGGACGACCCCGAGCACTTCTACGCGGGAGGCAGCGCGGCCTTCGGCCCGGTCGGCGGAGGACTGGCCATCGCAGGTGACTACATCTCCGCGGCCACCCTGCTCAGCACCACGGGGGCGGTCGCCCTCGACGGCGCCGACGGCATGCTCTTCGCCGGTGCCACGGTTCTGTCGCTGTTCCTGGTCATGCGGATCCTGGGCGAACCCCTGCGCCGCGCCGGTGTGTTCACCCTGGGCGACTTCCTCGCCGACCGGCTCGACGATCCGTCGTTGCGCAGGGCGCTGGGCGTCGCGAGCCTCCTCGTCCTCGCCCCGCTCCTCCTGGTGCAGCTCACCACCGCCGGACGCATCCTGGCCGCCATGTTCGGGCTCCCCGACGGCGCGCTGACCGGATGCACGGTGGCGGGCGGCGCCCTCATGATCGCCTACGCCGCGTTCGGCGGCATGCGCGGCGTCGGCTACGTACAGATCCTCAAGGTCGGCGTGGTGCTCACCGCGCTGTCGCTCCTCGCGGGAATCGTCCTCGCCCGGTACGGCTGGTCGCTCCCGGCCCTCTTCGACGCCGCCCGCGACCGCTCAGGAGCAGGCGCCGGTTACCTGCGGCCGGGCCTGCACTTCGGCTCCTCCGCCGCCGGCCGCCTCGACCTGATCAGTTTCCAGACCACCCTGGTGATCGGCGCCGCCTGCCTGCCGCACCTCACCATGCGGCTGCACCCGCTCAGGGACGCCCGTACCGCGCGGCGCGCCGTGGGCTGGGCCGTCGGCCCCGTCGCGGTCGTGTGTGCCGGGGTGGTCGTGGCCGGACTCGGGGCCTGCGCGCTGATCGGCCGGGACGCGGTTCGGGCCGCCGACCCCGGAGGAGCGACCGCCCTCCTCATGGTGACGGGCGCTCTCGACCCCGTCGCCGGGGGTGCGCGGCACAGCATGCTCTTCGCCGTCGTCGCGTGCGCCGTGTTCGCCACCACCCTCGCGGCGGTCGCGGGCATCACGCTCGCCGCCGCCTCCAGCCTCACTCGCGACCTCGGAGAACGATCCGCCCACGGCGCCAAGACCTCATCGGCCGCCAGGGAGATCAGGCGGGCACGCCTGGCCATCGTTGTCGTGGGCGCCGTCGCCGTCGTCCTCTCGGCCGTCCTCGCCGACCGCGGCAGGCTGACCTTGATCTCGCTGTCGTTCACGGTCGCGGCCTCGGTGCTCGCCCCGGTCCTGCTGTACGCGCTCTTCCTGCCGGGGTACTCCGCCACCGGTGTGCGCCGGACCGTCTACGGGACCGTCCCCCTCATCGTGCTGCTGCTGGCCGGTTCCCCGGCCGCCACGGGCACGCCGATCGCGGTCTTCCCCGACCACGACCTCCACTGGTTCCCGCTCCAGACCCCCGGGCTGATCACCATTCCCGTCGGCTTCCTGCTCGGACTCGGGGGCCGCACCCGCTCCGGCGCGGCGCGTCAGCACGTCTGGCCGGACCGGATGACAGTGAGCCACGGCAGGGGCGCACGGCCGTAGTTGTGGTCGTCGGCCTGCCGGACCGCTGGATTCGCCGTGGCTCCGGAAGGCCGTCGCGCATCGGGCCGTCTACGCCTTGGTCGCCCGGTCGTACGCGGCCACCGCCCGTTCGAGGAACGCCGCCACCGTGGCCTGCTCCTGGGCCGTCAGGGACTCGGCGATCTCGCCGATACCCACGACGAGGGGCTCGACGTGTTCGAACGCGGCCTCCTCCCAGTGCTCCGCCGGTGTCACGAGCACCTTGCGCCGGTCGCTGGGGTGCGGCTGCCGGCTCACGTGTCCGCCGTCCGCCAGACGGTCGATGACCAGCGTCATCGCCGCCGTCGACGTACTGAGTTCGCGTGCCAGTTCGCTCGGAGTCGCCGGTCCGGCGCTGACGAGGCGGTCCATCACCGCGAGCCCGGCGGGATCGACGTGCATCTGCCGGCCCAGGTAGCGCTCGAACCGCTGCTGACGGCGCGTGAGGTTCCGCAGCCGGTCGCGGATGGCACCCTCCGCCGGGGCCGCGGGCTGGGAGTCGGTGGGCTGGTTGGCAGTCATGGCGTGGAAGCTGCTCCTGGATCACTGAAGGCGTCGGCAACCCATGATGCGTGACATCTCCAGGATGGAGGAGAGCAGGGCGGAGGTGTCGGCGGGTGGGACGAGGGAGCGGTACGGCTGCCCGGCCACTCGGAGCCGGGCAGCCCTCGCAGGCGCAGGCGGAGAGTACGGACATCAGCCCGGCTGCTCCGGGCCGTCACAACGCCCCCTCTGGTCCCTCCCTCACCTGAGCCGCACGCACGCTGGTCCGGTACCGGACCAGAGGTCAGGCAGTGACGTTCTCCTTCGCACCGGATCCGGCTGAACCGCCGTCCGTAGCCGAGGGGGTGATGCCGTGCTGTTCCTCCTCGGGGCGGGCCTTCTTCGGCAGCAGGAGGGTGATGGCCAGGAACGCCACCAGCAGGCACGACTGGACGATCAGCGCACGGTGGAAGCCGGAGGTGAAGTCGCCGGTCTTGGCCTGCGCGAAGAACACCGAGCCGAAGATCGCCACACCGATGGAGCCGCCGATGGCCTGCACCGCGGACAGGACGCCGGAGGCGGAGCCGATCTCGTCGTCGTCGACCGCGGCGAGGATGAAGCTGAACAGGGCCGCGATCACCATCCCCGCTCCGACACCGGCCACCGCCACCCCCGGGGCGATGTCCCAGATGGAGAACGATCCGGCGCTCAGGCCGTCGAGTTCGAGCCAGAGCAGCGCCGCACCGGCGAGCTGGATCACCGGTCCGACCTGGAGGACCTTGCGGCCGATCCTGTCGGCGAGGAACGCGCCACTGACCGCGCCGCCGATCGCCGTGCCCACCGCGAGCGGCAGGTTGCCCAGGCCCGCGTCCCCGGCGCTGAAGTGCTGGCCGATCTGCAGGAACAGCGTGAGCACGAGCTGCGTACCGACCAGCCCGCCGAAGAACAGGGCGATCCCGCCGAGCCCGACGGTGAAGGCGGGCTTGCGCAGCAGACCCGGGGTCACCAGCGGATCGCGACCCGCCACGGCGGCACGGCGCTGCTGCCAGGCGAACAGGCCGAACCCGATGATGGACGCGGCGAAGCACAGCCAGGTCCACAGCGGCCAGCCGTCCTCCTGGCCCTGGTTCAGCGGCAGCACCAGCAGCGCGCAGGACGCCACGACCAAGGCCGCGCCGACGACGTCGACCCGCACGGTGCGGTCGCCCGGCTTCTTCGGGACGAACTTCGCCGCGACGGCCAGGGCCGCGAGCCCGATGGGCAGGTTGACCAGGAACACCGAGCGCCACCCGAGGCCGAGGATGTCGCCCTCGATGAGGAAGCCGCCCAGAACCGGGCCGACGATGCCGCCCAGGCCGAGCACGGGACCGAAGACCGCGAAGACCTTGGTGAGTTCGGGCCCGGAGAAGTTCTCGCGCAGCAGGCCCAGTCCCTGTGGCAGCAGCATCGCCCCCGCGGCGCCCTGGAGGAGCCGGAAGACGATCAGCGACTCGATGTCGGGCGCCAGCGCGCACAGCAACGAGCTCAGTGTGAAGGCCGCCAGACCGGTCAGGAACATCCGGCGCCGCCCGTAGCGGTCACCGAGCCGGCCGCCCAGGACCAGGCCGGCCCCCAGCGTGAGCGCGTAGCCACCGATGACCCACTGCAGGCCGGCGGAACTGGCGCCGAGGGATTTCTCCAGCGCGGGACCCGCGACGTTCACGATCGACGCGTCCAGGAGATCCATGACCTCCGCGACGATCATCACCACCAGGATCAGCCATCGCCATCGGTACGGCACGGGGGCCGGATCGGCACTCATCTTACCTCAGTTCATTGATTACCAATATTCTTAGCAATATCGAGAGTAACCGGCGCTCCGCACATGTCAACCACACCCCGCTCGATGCGCGGGGACCGGACGCGCAGCCGCCCTCCGTCCCCGTACAAGGACACGGAACGTAGCGACGAGTTGCGACGGGAAGCGGTTCGGAAAAGCATGGTGAGAGGGCTTCGCATTCGGCCGTACGAGGATCCGCGGCGCAAGCGGTCCATCGGCCGGGCCCCTCCCCACTTCCCCTCCCTCTCGCAACTCTGGAGGCGTGTGCGCATGTCGAATCTTCCTGACCCCATCACCCCGTACCTGGAGCCCGCGGCCCGTGAGCTCGCCGAGGCGACCGACCCCCACCCGCGGATCTACGAGGTTCCGCCGGAGCAGGGCCGTGACATCCTCGCGGGCCTGCAGAGCGGCGAGGGCGTGGCTCGGCCCGAGGTCGACGAGGAGTGGGTGGACGTCGACGCGGGCGAGTGGGGCACGGTCCGCACGCGCATCATCAAGCCCAAGGGAGCCACCGGCCCGCTGCCCGTCGTCGTGTACATCCACGGTGCGGGGTGGGTGTTCGGTGACGACAAGACCCACGACCGTCTCTTCAGGGAACTGGTCGTCGGGGCGAACGCGGCCGGGGTGTTCCCCGTCTACGACCGGGCGCCCGAGGCGAAGTACCCGACGCAGGTGGAGCAGAACTACGCCGTGGGCCAGTGGGTCCTGAAGAACGGCGCCGACCACGGTCTGGACACCTCCCGCGTGGCGGTGACCGGCGAGTCCGTCGGCGGCTGCATGTCGGCGGTGTTCGCGCTGATGAACAAGGAGCGCGACAACGGCATCGACCTGAAGGCGCAGGTGCTGCTGTACCCGGTGACGAACGCGGACTTCGACACCCCCTCGTATCTGCAGTTCGCCGAGGGCTACTACCTCACGCGCGACGGCATGAAGTGGTTCTGGGACGCCTACACCACCGATCCCAAGGAGCGGGAGCAGCACTACGCGTCGCCGCTCCGGTCGAGCCTCGACCAGCTCAAGGGGCTGCCGACCACGCTGGTGATCACCGACGAGGCGGACGTACTGCGCGACGAGGGCGAGCAGTACGCCAACAAGCTCCGCGAGGCCGGTGTCGACGTCACGTCCGTGCGGGTCGCCGGCATGGTCCACGACTTCCTGCTCCTGGACAGCCTGCGCGACACCCGCGCCGCCAACGTCGCCCGCCACCTCGCGATCGACGCGCTGAAGACCGCGCTCCACGACAGCTGAGCGGCGCCCTTCGCAGGCCGGCCGGTGCCGTACGCGGTTCCGGCCGGCCTGCTCCGGCACTCCCGGCGGTCTCTCCCACCGGATCTCCTTCCCCCCCACTCGTACACCCCGTACACCTCGTCACGAGGGAGCCACCATGACCGACGACGACCCGCACGGCGCGTGGACGAAGCGCCTGATCTCGCTCGGCCCCGACATCTCCGCGGACAAGGCCCGGGAGTTCGTCCACGACCTGTACGACCACGCGCAGTCCGACCTCGACGACGAGCGGACCGAGGCCGAGTTCGAACGAGAGGAGTGAGGACCGTGAGCGGACTGTCTCCGGGTTTCCACGGTCGCGGTCGCGCCCTCGTCGACCGGCTGCCTCCGGGCCAGTACCCCACGGAGTCCTTCCCGGTCCTGTCGATCGGCCCCACCCCGCGCGTCACGACCGACCACTGGGCCTTCACGCTGACGACCGAGACGGGCTCACGGCGTTCCTGGACGTGGGAGGAGATGATGGCACTCCCCCAGGAACGCCCGGTCGCCGACATCCATTGCGTCACCCGGTGGTCGAAGTTCGACACGCGCTGGCAGGGTGTCTCCCTCGACGTCCTCCTGGAGGAGGCCGAGACGGCCGCGGACTTCGTGGTCGCCGAGTCGTTCGACGGTTACACGACGAACCTGCCGCTGGAGGACGTCACGGACGGCAAGGCGTGGCTGGCCCACTCCTTCGACGGCTATCCGCTCGCCCCCGACCACGGCGGACCGGCGAGGCTGGTCGTCCCGCACCTGTACTTCTGGAAATCGGCGAAGTGGATCAAAGGTCTTCGCCTGACGGTGCAGGACGAACCGGGGTTCTGGGAGACGGCCGGCTACCACAACTACGGCGACCCGTGGCGCGAACAGCGCCACTGGAACGACGCCTGATGCCGT is a genomic window containing:
- a CDS encoding DUF2470 domain-containing protein, which encodes MVYPVTPPEPTTAEIARTILAAADSLTLSVPGSGLRYECVALHTVDAASRLLLLDPADPGLTAELAGAPGSGLAAYAEFTDIAPVVVRDRVRARLALSGRLTPAGPDTLVLRPARAAVSVDDTVRTLDAATLGAATPDPLAAREAELLGHLDTGHADILVQLVDLVRKGDLTGIDRIRAVRLDRKGLVLRLEAAGGAFDDVRLGFLTEAQGPHDVGLRIQELLDPATARH
- a CDS encoding cation acetate symporter, encoding MTGGDGQSFAVVVFLGFVAVSLLLCGLAAADLDDPEHFYAGGSAAFGPVGGGLAIAGDYISAATLLSTTGAVALDGADGMLFAGATVLSLFLVMRILGEPLRRAGVFTLGDFLADRLDDPSLRRALGVASLLVLAPLLLVQLTTAGRILAAMFGLPDGALTGCTVAGGALMIAYAAFGGMRGVGYVQILKVGVVLTALSLLAGIVLARYGWSLPALFDAARDRSGAGAGYLRPGLHFGSSAAGRLDLISFQTTLVIGAACLPHLTMRLHPLRDARTARRAVGWAVGPVAVVCAGVVVAGLGACALIGRDAVRAADPGGATALLMVTGALDPVAGGARHSMLFAVVACAVFATTLAAVAGITLAAASSLTRDLGERSAHGAKTSSAAREIRRARLAIVVVGAVAVVLSAVLADRGRLTLISLSFTVAASVLAPVLLYALFLPGYSATGVRRTVYGTVPLIVLLLAGSPAATGTPIAVFPDHDLHWFPLQTPGLITIPVGFLLGLGGRTRSGAARQHVWPDRMTVSHGRGARP
- a CDS encoding MarR family transcriptional regulator gives rise to the protein MTANQPTDSQPAAPAEGAIRDRLRNLTRRQQRFERYLGRQMHVDPAGLAVMDRLVSAGPATPSELARELSTSTAAMTLVIDRLADGGHVSRQPHPSDRRKVLVTPAEHWEEAAFEHVEPLVVGIGEIAESLTAQEQATVAAFLERAVAAYDRATKA
- a CDS encoding MFS transporter; amino-acid sequence: MSADPAPVPYRWRWLILVVMIVAEVMDLLDASIVNVAGPALEKSLGASSAGLQWVIGGYALTLGAGLVLGGRLGDRYGRRRMFLTGLAAFTLSSLLCALAPDIESLIVFRLLQGAAGAMLLPQGLGLLRENFSGPELTKVFAVFGPVLGLGGIVGPVLGGFLIEGDILGLGWRSVFLVNLPIGLAALAVAAKFVPKKPGDRTVRVDVVGAALVVASCALLVLPLNQGQEDGWPLWTWLCFAASIIGFGLFAWQQRRAAVAGRDPLVTPGLLRKPAFTVGLGGIALFFGGLVGTQLVLTLFLQIGQHFSAGDAGLGNLPLAVGTAIGGAVSGAFLADRIGRKVLQVGPVIQLAGAALLWLELDGLSAGSFSIWDIAPGVAVAGVGAGMVIAALFSFILAAVDDDEIGSASGVLSAVQAIGGSIGVAIFGSVFFAQAKTGDFTSGFHRALIVQSCLLVAFLAITLLLPKKARPEEEQHGITPSATDGGSAGSGAKENVTA
- a CDS encoding alpha/beta hydrolase yields the protein MSNLPDPITPYLEPAARELAEATDPHPRIYEVPPEQGRDILAGLQSGEGVARPEVDEEWVDVDAGEWGTVRTRIIKPKGATGPLPVVVYIHGAGWVFGDDKTHDRLFRELVVGANAAGVFPVYDRAPEAKYPTQVEQNYAVGQWVLKNGADHGLDTSRVAVTGESVGGCMSAVFALMNKERDNGIDLKAQVLLYPVTNADFDTPSYLQFAEGYYLTRDGMKWFWDAYTTDPKEREQHYASPLRSSLDQLKGLPTTLVITDEADVLRDEGEQYANKLREAGVDVTSVRVAGMVHDFLLLDSLRDTRAANVARHLAIDALKTALHDS
- a CDS encoding sulfite oxidase-like oxidoreductase, producing MSGLSPGFHGRGRALVDRLPPGQYPTESFPVLSIGPTPRVTTDHWAFTLTTETGSRRSWTWEEMMALPQERPVADIHCVTRWSKFDTRWQGVSLDVLLEEAETAADFVVAESFDGYTTNLPLEDVTDGKAWLAHSFDGYPLAPDHGGPARLVVPHLYFWKSAKWIKGLRLTVQDEPGFWETAGYHNYGDPWREQRHWNDA